A region from the Ichthyobacterium seriolicida genome encodes:
- a CDS encoding HIT family protein — MASIFTRIIKGELNSFKIFEDDDYFAFLDAFPVTKGHTLVVPKKEVDYLFDLDDKTYIGLMLISKKIAVAMKKVIPCKKISIIVQGLEVPHAHVHLIPFNKQSDLNFSNKIPVTDIDFKKISEEISSNMPHAHVHLIPFNKQSDLNFSNKIPVTDIDFKKISEEISSNIK; from the coding sequence ATGGCTTCAATATTTACTCGTATAATAAAAGGAGAATTAAACTCGTTTAAGATATTTGAAGATGATGACTATTTTGCTTTTTTAGATGCCTTCCCCGTAACTAAAGGACATACTTTAGTGGTTCCTAAAAAGGAAGTCGATTATTTATTCGACTTGGATGACAAGACATATATAGGTTTAATGCTCATCTCTAAGAAAATAGCCGTAGCCATGAAAAAAGTTATCCCCTGTAAAAAAATATCCATAATAGTTCAAGGACTTGAAGTGCCCCATGCACATGTACATCTAATACCTTTTAATAAACAGTCTGATCTAAATTTCTCCAATAAAATACCTGTCACAGATATTGATTTCAAAAAAATTTCTGAAGAAATTTCATCAAACATGCCCCATGCACATGTACATCTAATACCTTTTAATAAACAGTCTGATCTAAATTTCTCCAATAAAATACCTGTCACAGATATTGATTTCAAAAAAATTTCTGAAGAAATTTCATCAAACATAAAATAA
- a CDS encoding murein hydrolase activator EnvC family protein, with protein MISNKLKIFLKKILHPYIFSVVNGDTLKERISIKIKPLYVLLLCFISVILIVSITSIFIAFTNLKEYIPGYDSGGIRRKAFSTIEKIDFLDKEVSLNTNYINSIKKILKDSIEIDSEIDEQELKKQMSNNIDLSIKEGELEFRKEVEISDQYNLFKDEGKYSDIVFFSPIKGNVIKKYDIKNSPYVSISCEANSPVKSVADGVVLLTDWTLENGFIIVIKHKQNFISIYRNNVVLKKERGDFVETGEIIASSGIVNALSDEVYLNFELWLNNYPVNPENYIIFKDI; from the coding sequence GTGATAAGTAATAAATTAAAGATATTTTTAAAAAAAATCCTACATCCCTACATATTTTCAGTTGTAAATGGGGATACTCTAAAGGAGAGGATTTCTATAAAAATAAAGCCTTTATATGTTTTGTTACTTTGTTTTATTTCTGTAATACTTATAGTATCTATAACTTCTATATTTATAGCTTTTACTAATCTTAAGGAATATATACCAGGTTATGATTCAGGAGGAATTAGACGAAAAGCTTTTTCTACAATAGAAAAAATAGATTTTTTGGATAAAGAGGTCTCACTAAATACTAATTACATTAACAGTATAAAGAAAATCTTAAAAGATTCTATAGAAATAGATAGTGAGATAGATGAACAAGAATTAAAAAAACAAATGTCCAATAATATAGATTTGTCTATAAAAGAAGGAGAATTAGAATTTAGAAAAGAAGTAGAAATTAGCGATCAGTATAATCTTTTTAAAGATGAGGGAAAATATAGCGATATAGTATTTTTTTCTCCTATAAAGGGAAATGTCATAAAAAAATATGATATTAAAAATAGTCCTTACGTAAGTATATCCTGTGAGGCTAATTCTCCTGTAAAATCAGTAGCTGATGGAGTTGTTTTATTAACTGATTGGACTTTAGAAAATGGCTTTATTATTGTTATAAAACACAAACAAAATTTTATTTCTATATACAGGAACAATGTTGTTTTAAAGAAAGAGCGAGGCGATTTTGTAGAAACGGGTGAAATAATAGCTAGTTCTGGAATTGTAAATGCTTTGTCAGATGAGGTATATCTCAACTTTGAATTGTGGCTCAATAATTATCCTGTAAATCCAGAGAATTATATAATTTTTAAGGATATATAA
- a CDS encoding prohibitin family protein, translated as MNNYNRDQIVNIPSGIKKVLFLLGAVVIFVTIFWSKMTVTIKSGEAGVLFRKFSDGVDVSTTYSEGFHFIAPWNEMFIYEVRQQEVLDKMVVLSSNGLQITLDISCWYQPHFKNLPLLHKEKGMNYLDRVIKPSIRSATRSVIGRYTPEQIYSVKRDDIQDEIYDDTKVILDGQYVQLNKILIRDVTLPPAIKSAIENKLRQEQESLEYEFKLSKARQEAERQRIYAEGKAKANRILNESLTDKILTEKGIEATLKLSESNNSKVIVIGAGKSGMPIILGNQ; from the coding sequence ATGAATAACTATAACAGGGATCAGATTGTGAATATTCCTTCTGGAATAAAAAAGGTTTTATTTTTACTCGGTGCAGTTGTAATTTTTGTAACAATCTTTTGGTCTAAGATGACAGTTACTATAAAGTCTGGTGAAGCTGGGGTCTTGTTTCGTAAGTTTTCTGATGGGGTAGATGTTAGTACAACTTATAGTGAGGGGTTTCATTTTATAGCTCCTTGGAATGAGATGTTTATCTATGAAGTTAGGCAACAGGAGGTGTTGGATAAGATGGTTGTTTTATCTTCTAATGGGTTACAAATAACTTTAGATATTTCTTGTTGGTATCAGCCGCATTTTAAAAATCTTCCTCTTTTGCATAAGGAGAAGGGGATGAATTATCTCGATAGAGTGATAAAGCCGTCTATAAGATCTGCTACTCGTAGCGTTATAGGTCGTTATACTCCTGAACAGATTTATTCTGTTAAGAGAGATGATATCCAAGATGAAATATATGACGATACTAAAGTTATTCTAGACGGTCAGTATGTTCAGTTAAATAAGATATTGATTAGGGATGTTACTCTTCCTCCAGCGATAAAGTCTGCTATAGAAAATAAGTTAAGGCAAGAGCAAGAGTCTTTAGAGTATGAGTTTAAATTATCCAAAGCGAGACAAGAAGCAGAGCGTCAGAGGATATATGCTGAGGGTAAAGCTAAGGCAAATCGTATATTGAATGAGTCTTTGACTGATAAGATTCTTACTGAGAAAGGAATTGAGGCGACTTTAAAATTATCTGAGTCTAATAATTCAAAGGTGATTGTAATAGGGGCTGGAAAGTCTGGTATGCCGATAATTTTAGGGAATCAGTGA
- the porN gene encoding type IX secretion system ring subunit PorN/GldN, whose protein sequence is MKKNTVVAILFLCTCNSFSQNILNRVSPNVEEETNKKNEGASTSVEGKLLEPYKYPYVDDRDIYWSTVVWERIELSEKKNFQLYFPTDTTKIDKRRISLFDALLRGVYNKSIKEVYSSEYFLPEHKLTLEEVKDNLNKLDTLPKGFEQLNAGEPISKEFIDKLSIVAADIVSYKIKGMWYFNKKMGELKYRILAICPVGPDVSEKKSENPDLVELFWVWYSDARKDLYNTVVFNPNNKSSHYNFDDILNSRRFSSVIYKEENTYEDRGINDYIKENATLQLIESERIKERVRNFELDVWQY, encoded by the coding sequence ATGAAAAAAAATACTGTCGTAGCCATATTATTTCTTTGTACTTGTAATAGTTTTTCTCAAAATATATTAAATAGGGTTTCTCCTAACGTGGAGGAGGAGACCAATAAGAAAAATGAGGGGGCGAGTACATCTGTAGAGGGTAAGCTTTTAGAGCCATATAAGTATCCTTATGTAGATGACAGGGATATATATTGGTCTACGGTTGTTTGGGAGCGTATAGAACTATCTGAAAAAAAGAATTTTCAGTTGTATTTTCCTACAGACACTACTAAGATAGACAAACGAAGAATATCTTTGTTTGATGCTTTATTGAGGGGTGTTTACAATAAATCGATTAAAGAGGTTTATAGTAGTGAGTATTTTTTGCCTGAGCATAAATTAACATTGGAAGAAGTTAAGGATAATTTAAATAAGTTAGATACTCTTCCAAAAGGCTTCGAGCAGTTAAATGCGGGAGAACCTATATCTAAAGAATTTATAGATAAATTATCTATAGTGGCCGCAGATATAGTTAGCTATAAGATAAAAGGCATGTGGTATTTCAATAAAAAAATGGGTGAGCTTAAATATCGAATATTAGCTATATGTCCTGTTGGACCTGATGTTTCTGAAAAGAAATCAGAGAATCCTGATCTTGTAGAGTTATTTTGGGTTTGGTATTCGGATGCTAGAAAGGATTTATACAATACTGTAGTATTTAATCCTAATAATAAGTCTAGTCATTATAACTTTGACGATATACTTAATTCTAGAAGATTTTCTTCTGTAATATATAAGGAAGAGAATACGTATGAGGATAGAGGTATAAATGATTATATAAAGGAAAATGCTACTTTGCAGCTGATAGAATCAGAAAGGATAAAGGAAAGAGTGCGAAATTTTGAGCTAGATGTTTGGCAATATTAA
- the porM gene encoding type IX secretion system motor protein PorM/GldM has protein sequence MAGGNLSPRQKMISMMYLVLMAMLALNVSRDVLVAFGALDNTTVRIINNTTDKNNASYGELKLKNDNNPLRYKQVYESATEISKRSNALVDLLNSYKSDLIQLSGVYDEVTQKLDYSSMDGSQGDEYFYPGGDPANGKGQEFVSELSKYREFLLTQVDNERIQTDIKQILSTEDIPNPDGIPRSWLKTKLEGFPLIAQITLLSQIQADIRFLESDIVNNLIKGELATQMNVNSIKAFVVPFSNAVMRGDKFKADVFLAAYDTTLSPEIFLYKYDSKGNRLGDSEESIKVKDGIGEVAIPTDRVGDYYWGGRIKIKNDMGDVQYYPFEKNLYTVSEVAAVVSAKKMNIVYRGVKNPISISVPGVPANQITLGAGPGADIVKTSSGEYSVDVTKFKGRDLDMYVSAKLSDGTVKKFPSQKYRVKDIPSPNGTIRGEMEAKMSLSNLFVSTIRVEIPNFEFDLKMNVVSFSIKVPGKPSVSVSGDRISGRAEKIVAMASIGDEIVIRDIKVQIQGNSSYKVGNVSPILVTVTGK, from the coding sequence ATGGCAGGAGGGAATTTGTCTCCAAGGCAAAAGATGATTAGTATGATGTACCTAGTTTTAATGGCTATGTTGGCATTAAATGTTTCTAGGGATGTTTTGGTTGCTTTTGGTGCTTTGGATAATACTACCGTTAGAATAATAAATAACACTACTGATAAGAATAATGCTTCCTATGGTGAATTAAAGCTCAAGAATGATAATAATCCTTTGAGATACAAGCAAGTATATGAATCTGCTACTGAAATAAGTAAAAGGTCTAATGCTCTTGTAGATCTTTTAAATTCTTATAAAAGCGATTTAATCCAGTTGTCTGGGGTTTATGATGAAGTGACCCAAAAATTAGATTATTCTTCTATGGATGGATCTCAGGGGGATGAGTACTTTTACCCAGGAGGTGATCCTGCAAATGGGAAAGGTCAGGAGTTTGTCTCTGAGTTAAGTAAGTATAGGGAATTCTTATTGACTCAGGTTGATAATGAGCGAATACAAACGGATATAAAACAAATATTAAGTACAGAAGATATTCCAAACCCTGACGGAATTCCCAGGTCTTGGTTGAAGACCAAATTGGAAGGGTTCCCTTTGATAGCTCAAATAACCCTGTTATCACAGATACAGGCGGATATTAGGTTTTTAGAGTCTGACATTGTGAATAATCTCATAAAGGGAGAATTAGCTACTCAGATGAATGTAAACAGTATAAAAGCATTTGTAGTTCCGTTTTCTAATGCGGTTATGAGAGGGGATAAATTTAAAGCGGATGTATTTTTAGCTGCTTATGATACTACATTGTCACCAGAGATATTCTTATACAAGTATGATTCTAAGGGGAATAGATTAGGTGACTCCGAAGAAAGCATTAAAGTTAAAGATGGTATAGGAGAAGTAGCTATTCCAACTGATAGAGTGGGGGATTATTATTGGGGAGGTAGGATAAAAATTAAGAATGATATGGGGGACGTCCAGTATTATCCTTTTGAGAAAAACTTGTATACAGTATCAGAGGTTGCGGCTGTAGTTTCTGCAAAGAAGATGAATATTGTGTATAGAGGGGTTAAAAATCCTATTTCTATATCGGTTCCTGGTGTTCCGGCCAATCAAATTACTCTGGGTGCTGGTCCTGGAGCAGATATTGTGAAAACTTCTTCAGGTGAATACTCAGTAGATGTTACAAAGTTTAAGGGTAGGGATTTAGATATGTATGTAAGTGCTAAGTTATCTGATGGAACAGTTAAAAAATTTCCTTCTCAGAAATATAGAGTGAAAGACATTCCATCTCCCAACGGAACGATAAGAGGAGAAATGGAAGCTAAGATGTCTTTGAGTAATTTATTTGTATCTACAATTAGGGTTGAAATTCCTAATTTTGAGTTTGATTTAAAGATGAACGTAGTTTCTTTCAGTATAAAGGTTCCAGGTAAACCAAGTGTCTCGGTTTCTGGAGATAGAATATCTGGAAGAGCAGAAAAAATAGTTGCTATGGCTAGTATTGGAGATGAGATTGTAATTAGAGATATAAAGGTTCAAATACAAGGTAATTCTTCTTATAAAGTTGGTAATGTTTCTCCTATACTAGTTACTGTTACTGGAAAATAA
- the porL gene encoding type IX secretion system motor protein PorL/GldL — translation MAEKVNIFNTKKGKKVVNMINGLGASVVILGAMFKILHLPGGSFVIGLGLMVEVVIFGISAFDPIEEKLDWTKAYPELKEGAPSVELAGRGMGGGYAGGDPVSEGLSSKLDEILREAQLDVNVIKGLKESIDKLQVSTSAIGAGADISKLTSEYGDQLAYAVDNIKDINNIYADQIEESLVNKEIQNNLTLTFQNTEKLQTEMSTLVGNITELNKVYEGMLTAMKK, via the coding sequence ATGGCTGAAAAGGTAAATATATTTAATACTAAGAAGGGGAAGAAGGTTGTAAATATGATTAATGGATTGGGGGCTTCTGTCGTTATTCTAGGTGCTATGTTTAAAATCTTACATCTTCCAGGGGGTAGCTTTGTGATAGGTCTTGGTTTGATGGTTGAGGTAGTTATATTTGGGATATCAGCTTTTGACCCTATTGAAGAGAAGTTAGATTGGACAAAAGCATATCCTGAGTTAAAAGAAGGAGCTCCATCCGTTGAGTTAGCTGGAAGAGGAATGGGGGGTGGTTATGCTGGAGGCGATCCAGTGTCAGAAGGGCTTTCTAGTAAGTTAGATGAAATTCTAAGAGAGGCTCAATTAGATGTTAATGTCATAAAGGGATTAAAAGAAAGTATAGATAAGTTGCAAGTCAGCACCTCTGCTATTGGTGCAGGCGCTGATATTTCTAAATTAACATCAGAATATGGAGATCAGTTAGCTTATGCTGTTGATAATATAAAGGATATAAATAATATTTATGCTGATCAGATAGAGGAAAGTTTGGTTAACAAAGAAATACAGAATAATTTAACTCTGACATTCCAGAATACTGAAAAGCTTCAAACTGAAATGAGTACTCTTGTAGGGAATATAACTGAATTGAACAAAGTGTATGAGGGTATGTTAACGGCTATGAAAAAGTAA
- the porK gene encoding T9SS ring complex lipoprotein PorK/GldK yields the protein MFGKGHLFYFVCAFLFTSCLDYKGNGDLVGHPRSEGWQSVVPYGMVHIPAGSFSMGSANIFSNDLVSPTRQVTVSDFYMDETEITNSEYRQFVMWVADSITRQKLGEKVKELGMDVTDSSGDNDISAYKFIPLNPEASVFDKYMIDNYADKIDFDRINWDVPLLDITESPDENYAMVLDSMLLPVEEALGDERKIDVSKLNYGYYKYDLQQLSSSRGLERSEYKKRIDINVYPDTLVWLTDFTYSYNEPMHDDYFSHVAYDDYPVVGVSWGQANAFCNWRTTFKNNSQRANGLPKVSIFRLPTEAEWEYAARGGIHDGVYPWGGSETKDEEGCFLANFKPMRGDYISDGSIYTVRADEYLPNAYNLYNMAGNVSEWTSSSYKEMSYKFTSTLNPYYNDNNEFRKVVRGGSWKDIAYFLNVGIRDFEYRDSARSYIGFRTVQLKLGR from the coding sequence ATGTTTGGCAAAGGTCATTTGTTTTATTTTGTTTGTGCGTTTTTGTTCACTTCTTGTCTAGATTATAAAGGGAATGGTGATTTGGTAGGCCATCCTAGGTCTGAAGGCTGGCAGTCTGTGGTTCCTTATGGTATGGTTCATATTCCTGCAGGATCTTTTTCTATGGGATCTGCAAATATTTTTTCTAACGATTTGGTGTCTCCTACCAGGCAGGTTACCGTGTCCGATTTTTATATGGATGAGACTGAAATAACTAACAGTGAATACAGGCAGTTTGTTATGTGGGTAGCAGATTCTATAACCAGGCAGAAATTAGGTGAAAAAGTTAAGGAGTTGGGAATGGATGTTACCGATTCAAGTGGTGATAATGACATATCAGCTTACAAGTTTATTCCCTTAAATCCTGAGGCTAGTGTTTTTGATAAGTATATGATTGACAATTATGCAGATAAGATAGATTTTGATAGAATAAACTGGGATGTTCCTTTGTTAGATATAACTGAGAGTCCAGATGAAAATTATGCTATGGTTTTGGATTCTATGCTTCTTCCCGTTGAGGAGGCATTGGGAGATGAAAGAAAAATAGACGTATCAAAGCTCAATTATGGGTACTACAAGTATGATTTGCAGCAGCTCTCGTCAAGTAGAGGGCTAGAACGGTCTGAATACAAGAAGAGAATAGATATAAATGTATACCCTGATACGTTGGTTTGGTTGACAGATTTTACGTATTCGTATAACGAGCCCATGCATGATGATTATTTTAGTCATGTAGCTTATGATGATTATCCTGTTGTGGGGGTTTCTTGGGGTCAAGCTAATGCTTTTTGTAATTGGAGAACAACGTTCAAGAATAATAGTCAGAGGGCTAATGGCTTGCCTAAGGTGAGCATTTTTAGGCTCCCTACCGAAGCTGAGTGGGAGTATGCAGCTAGAGGAGGTATTCACGATGGTGTTTATCCGTGGGGAGGTTCTGAGACAAAAGATGAAGAGGGGTGTTTTTTGGCTAATTTTAAGCCTATGAGAGGTGACTATATCTCAGATGGGTCTATTTACACTGTTAGGGCAGATGAATATCTGCCAAATGCTTATAACTTATATAATATGGCAGGTAATGTGTCTGAGTGGACTAGTTCATCTTATAAGGAGATGTCTTATAAGTTTACATCTACTCTAAACCCATATTATAACGATAATAATGAATTTAGAAAAGTGGTTAGAGGAGGGTCTTGGAAGGATATTGCGTACTTTTTAAATGTAGGTATTAGGGATTTTGAATATAGAGATTCTGCAAGGAGCTATATAGGGTTTAGAACTGTGCAGTTGAAACTGGGCAGATAG
- a CDS encoding PorP/SprF family type IX secretion system membrane protein: MILKRYLHIIVISLSPFVIKAQQQPDFSQFVNNKIYFSPANISHEDPSFVSLYYQGRWVGISDSPFILGFNFQHFFKEKNMGLALSLLNDKIGFENNINIRGSYCYQLTLKEDKLNLGIGVGALYKSLVNKEWITPDLLGEDDIVIPNSFSGGISPNFHLGILYSSKEYHLGISAINLLEMPSSMANITVPMKRIIYLHGGYDISFSDNLELKPQLILSSDMSDYTANLTTMAVLYNKFHLGVNYLFQDSMGLIFGIKAIDKLLISYSYNYPFFNELKGSHEVFLRYSLELTDLFDSNNRIKLNKNNRVRGIRFL, translated from the coding sequence ATGATTTTAAAAAGATATTTACATATAATAGTAATATCTCTAAGTCCTTTTGTTATAAAAGCCCAACAACAACCTGACTTTTCACAATTTGTAAATAATAAGATTTACTTTAGTCCAGCCAATATTTCACACGAGGATCCTAGTTTTGTATCCCTTTATTACCAAGGCAGGTGGGTGGGAATAAGTGATTCTCCATTTATTTTAGGCTTTAATTTTCAGCATTTTTTTAAGGAAAAAAATATGGGTTTAGCCTTGAGTTTATTAAATGATAAAATAGGCTTTGAAAATAATATTAATATTAGGGGATCTTATTGTTATCAGTTAACGTTGAAAGAGGATAAATTAAATTTAGGCATAGGAGTAGGAGCTCTTTATAAGAGTTTAGTAAATAAAGAATGGATTACTCCAGATTTGTTAGGTGAGGATGATATTGTAATCCCCAATAGTTTTTCTGGTGGTATTTCACCGAATTTCCATCTTGGAATACTGTATTCCAGTAAAGAATATCACCTGGGCATTTCGGCTATAAACTTATTGGAGATGCCTTCGTCTATGGCTAATATTACAGTGCCTATGAAAAGGATCATTTATTTGCATGGGGGTTATGATATAAGTTTCTCAGATAATCTAGAGCTTAAGCCTCAGTTAATATTATCCTCAGATATGTCAGATTATACAGCTAATTTAACTACAATGGCAGTTTTATATAATAAGTTTCATTTAGGTGTTAATTATCTGTTTCAAGATTCTATGGGATTAATTTTTGGGATAAAGGCGATTGATAAATTGCTGATATCATATTCGTATAATTATCCATTTTTTAATGAGTTGAAGGGGAGTCATGAAGTTTTTTTAAGGTATTCTTTAGAATTAACAGATTTATTTGACAGTAATAATAGGATTAAACTCAATAAAAACAATAGAGTTAGAGGAATAAGGTTTTTATGA
- the topA gene encoding type I DNA topoisomerase — MAKNLVIVESPAKAKTIEKILGSNYQVESCYGHICDLVNKNMGIDIENNFNPIYEISPDKVKVVSGLKKKSKSAEVIWLASDEDREGEAISWHLARELSLPKEKVKRIVFHEITKKAISKAIENPREINDDLVNSQKARRVLDRLVGFQLSPVLWQKVKWGLSAGRVQSVAVRLIVEREREISLFSSKSYFKVVAFFINSKGEELKAELSEDFETEKQAESFLKECIDYSFKVDDIQSKEAKRTPSAPFTTSTLQQEASVKLGFSVSQTMRVAQQLYESGHITYMRTDSVNLSVDAVDEMREVIVAKYGDKYSQPRSYTTKSKTAQEAHEAIRPTSVKQESAGSDNNQKRLYSLIWKRALSSQMSDAKLERTKVKIGYSSSETKFISKGEVLLFDGFLRLSLEDKEDNKDNMLPLVKKGEALKYETITATQKFTRPPSRFTEASLVKKLEELGIGRPSTYAPTISTIQSRQYVKKSELEGDKRTSHELVLKEKAISLNVKEETFGADKNKLIPEDIGVVVNDFLVKNFEKILDYEFTAKVEGDFDNIAKGKECWVEMIKLFYTDFKSTVDNVKDKAERTVGERILGKEEKTGKTILVRIGKFGPIAQIGDSSDEEKPKYASLLVSKHIETITLEEALDLFKLPRELGEFEGKVITVAIGRFGPYIKFDGKFISIKKASGDDPMTIQKSRAIELIEEKRKADIDKYINVFKNGDITLEVLNGRFGPYIRIDKKNYKIPKEIDAKLLTLEDCLKIKDEVEEKKGKSQPQQKKSTNKKSK, encoded by the coding sequence ATGGCTAAAAATTTAGTAATAGTAGAATCTCCTGCAAAAGCTAAAACTATAGAAAAGATTTTGGGGTCTAATTATCAGGTAGAGTCTTGTTATGGACATATATGTGATTTGGTAAATAAAAATATGGGAATAGATATTGAAAATAATTTTAATCCTATATATGAGATATCTCCCGATAAAGTAAAAGTTGTAAGTGGGTTAAAGAAAAAATCTAAGTCGGCAGAAGTAATTTGGTTAGCCTCTGATGAAGATAGGGAAGGAGAAGCGATATCTTGGCATTTAGCCAGAGAGTTATCCTTGCCTAAGGAGAAGGTAAAGAGGATTGTATTTCACGAAATAACCAAGAAGGCTATTTCTAAGGCTATAGAAAATCCTAGGGAAATAAACGATGACTTAGTCAATTCTCAAAAGGCTAGACGTGTACTAGATAGATTAGTTGGATTTCAATTATCACCAGTTTTATGGCAAAAAGTAAAGTGGGGACTTTCTGCCGGTAGGGTTCAGTCTGTTGCGGTGAGACTTATAGTAGAGAGAGAAAGAGAAATATCATTATTTTCTTCCAAGTCGTATTTTAAGGTAGTAGCATTTTTTATCAATTCAAAAGGAGAGGAATTAAAAGCAGAGCTGTCCGAAGATTTTGAAACTGAAAAACAAGCAGAGAGTTTTTTGAAAGAGTGTATAGACTATTCATTTAAAGTAGACGATATTCAAAGTAAGGAAGCAAAGAGGACGCCATCTGCTCCTTTCACGACTTCTACTCTTCAGCAGGAGGCTTCTGTGAAATTAGGATTTTCAGTTTCCCAAACTATGAGAGTAGCTCAACAACTATATGAATCTGGACATATAACTTATATGAGAACTGATAGTGTAAATTTATCTGTCGATGCAGTAGATGAGATGAGGGAAGTAATTGTTGCTAAATATGGTGATAAATACAGTCAACCTAGATCATATACTACAAAGTCAAAGACAGCCCAAGAAGCTCATGAGGCTATTAGACCTACTTCTGTCAAACAAGAGAGTGCTGGATCTGATAATAATCAAAAGAGGTTGTACTCTTTAATATGGAAGAGAGCTCTATCTTCTCAGATGTCTGATGCAAAATTAGAGAGGACCAAAGTGAAAATTGGATATTCCTCTAGTGAAACGAAATTTATATCCAAGGGTGAAGTATTATTATTCGACGGTTTTTTGAGATTATCTCTAGAAGATAAAGAGGATAATAAAGACAATATGCTCCCTTTGGTAAAGAAGGGGGAAGCTTTGAAATATGAGACTATAACAGCCACTCAAAAATTCACTAGGCCTCCATCTAGATTTACTGAGGCTTCTTTGGTTAAAAAATTAGAGGAGTTAGGCATAGGAAGACCTTCTACATACGCTCCTACTATTTCTACTATCCAAAGTAGGCAATATGTAAAAAAGTCAGAATTAGAAGGTGATAAAAGAACTTCTCACGAGTTGGTATTGAAAGAGAAAGCTATCAGTTTGAATGTAAAAGAAGAGACTTTTGGAGCAGATAAAAACAAATTGATTCCCGAGGATATAGGTGTTGTAGTAAATGATTTTTTAGTTAAAAATTTCGAAAAAATTCTAGATTATGAGTTTACTGCAAAGGTAGAAGGAGACTTTGATAATATTGCTAAAGGCAAGGAATGCTGGGTAGAGATGATAAAGCTTTTTTATACTGATTTTAAATCTACAGTGGATAATGTCAAAGACAAAGCAGAGAGAACAGTTGGAGAGAGAATACTTGGAAAGGAAGAGAAAACTGGAAAAACTATCTTGGTCAGAATAGGTAAATTCGGTCCTATTGCGCAGATAGGTGATAGTAGTGATGAAGAAAAACCCAAATACGCTAGTTTGTTAGTTAGTAAACATATAGAGACTATTACCCTAGAGGAGGCCTTGGATTTATTTAAATTACCCAGAGAACTAGGTGAGTTTGAAGGGAAGGTAATAACTGTTGCTATCGGCAGGTTTGGTCCTTATATAAAGTTTGATGGAAAGTTTATCTCTATAAAAAAGGCAAGTGGTGATGATCCTATGACTATACAGAAAAGTAGAGCTATAGAATTGATTGAGGAGAAGAGAAAAGCCGATATAGATAAGTATATAAATGTTTTTAAAAATGGAGATATAACTTTAGAGGTGTTAAATGGCAGATTTGGTCCTTATATAAGAATAGATAAAAAAAATTACAAAATACCCAAGGAAATTGATGCCAAATTGTTGACTTTAGAAGATTGTTTGAAGATAAAAGATGAAGTAGAAGAAAAGAAAGGCAAGTCTCAACCTCAACAAAAAAAATCTACGAATAAAAAATCAAAATGA